A region of Paenibacillus thiaminolyticus DNA encodes the following proteins:
- a CDS encoding pro-sigmaK processing inhibitor BofA family protein, which translates to MKWMMIGVLIVSAAALLFVLLRQRVAWRGILSFLLHGTVAFVLLYIVNTTGLAADVYVPVNPVTLSTVGLLGVPGLAAIIFLKMVMI; encoded by the coding sequence ATGAAATGGATGATGATTGGCGTGCTGATCGTATCGGCAGCTGCGCTGCTGTTCGTCTTGCTGCGCCAACGAGTCGCCTGGCGGGGAATCTTAAGCTTCCTTCTCCATGGCACAGTGGCCTTCGTGCTTCTGTATATCGTGAATACAACCGGCTTGGCTGCTGACGTATATGTGCCTGTCAATCCGGTCACGTTATCTACGGTCGGGTTGCTTGGAGTGCCCGGTTTGGCGGCGATTATTTTCTTGAAAATGGTTATGATTTAG
- a CDS encoding DUF2508 family protein codes for MRWLTIKRWFSRVQKQEVAEAVEHEELMDDIRLALREWERAHARFQYAVGEDEVDYAIFTLEAAEKRVGMLIKKAKRDKLHAVKLGKGWT; via the coding sequence GTGCGATGGCTGACGATCAAGCGTTGGTTCTCCAGGGTCCAAAAGCAGGAAGTCGCTGAAGCGGTCGAGCATGAAGAGCTGATGGATGACATTAGACTGGCGCTTCGGGAATGGGAACGGGCCCATGCGCGATTCCAGTATGCAGTCGGCGAAGATGAGGTCGACTATGCGATCTTTACGCTGGAAGCTGCCGAGAAGCGAGTGGGGATGCTAATCAAAAAAGCAAAACGGGATAAGCTGCATGCAGTAAAGCTGGGGAAAGGGTGGACGTAA